The proteins below are encoded in one region of Pongo pygmaeus isolate AG05252 chromosome 20, NHGRI_mPonPyg2-v2.0_pri, whole genome shotgun sequence:
- the SPMAP2 gene encoding sperm microtubule associated protein 2 isoform X3 — translation MGDSRRRSLGNQPSSEAAGRSEREQDGDPRGLQSSVYESRRVTDPERQDLDNAELGPEDPEAELPPEEVAGEEFPETLDPKEALSELERVLDKDLEEDIPEIGRLSISQKLPSTTMAKARKRRRRRRLMELAEPKINWQVLKDRKGCCGKGYAWISPCKMTLHFCLCWPSVYWTERFLEDTTLTITVPAVSRRVEELSRPKRFYLEYYNNNRTTPVWPIPRSSLEYRASSRLKELAAPKIRNNFWSMPMSEVSQVSRAAQMAVPSSRILQLSKPKAPATLLEEWDPMPKPKPHVSDYNRLLHLARPKAQSDKCVPDRDPRWEVLDVTKKVVASPRIISLAKPKVRKGLNEGYNRRPRASMSLPPPKASPEKCDQPRPGL, via the exons ATGGGGGACAGCAGGCGAAGGTCACTCGGGAACCAGCCCAGCTCCGAGGCTGCGGGCAGGTCGGAAAGGGAGCAGGACGGCGACCCCCGTGGCCTCCAGAGCTCTGTGTACGAGAGCCGGCGGGTCACAGACCCCGAACGCCAGGACCTGGACAATGCAGAGCTGGGACCAGAAGACCCAGAAGCGGAGCTTCCCCCCGAGGAGGTGGCCGGGGAGGAGTTCCCGGAGACCCTGGATCCCAAAGAGGCACTTTCCGAGTTGGAGAGAGTCCTGGACAAGGACTTAGAAGAGGACATTCCTGAAATCGG CCGGCTGTCCATCAGCCAGAAGCTCCCCAGCACCACCATGGCCAAAGCAAGGAAGAGGAGGCGGCGGAGGAGGCTCATGGAGCTGGCAGAGCCCAAGATAAACTGGCAAGTCCTGAAAGACAG GAAGGGATGCTGTGGTAAGGGCTATGCCTGGATTTCCCCATGTAAGATGACCTTACACTTCTGTCTCTGCTG GCCCTCTGTGTACTGGACCGAGCGGTTCCTTGAGGACACCACCCTCACCATCACAGTGCCCG CGGTGTCCCGCCGAGTGGAGGAACTGTCTCGGCCCAAGAGATTCTACCTGGAATATTACAACAACAAcag GACGACTCCTGTCTGGCCCATTCCTCGGTCCTCCCTGGAATACAGAGCGTCGAGTCGCCTGAAGGAACTGGCCGCCCCGAAGATTCGTAATAACTTCTGGAGCATGCCCATGTCTGAG GTGTCCCAGGTATCCAGGGCAGCCCAAATGGCAGTCCCCAGCTCACGGATCCTCCAGTTGTCAAAGCCGAAGGCCCCAGCCACCCTGTTGGAAGAGTGGGACCCCATGCCAAAACCCAAGCCACATGTGTCAGACTATAACCGCCTCCTTCACTTGGCCA GGCCCAAAGCTCAGTCGGACAAGTGCGTTCCTGACCGAGATCCTCGCTGGGAGGTGCTGGATGTCACCAAGAAGGTGGTGGCCAGCCCCCGGATCATCTCCCTGGCCAAGCCCAAAGTGCGGAAGGGCCTCAACGAGGGATACAA CAGGCGTCCCCGCGCCTCTATGAGCTTGCCACCCCCAAAAGCATCACCAGAAAAGTGTGATCAGCCCAGGCCTGGCCTCTAA
- the SPMAP2 gene encoding sperm microtubule associated protein 2 isoform X4: MGDSRRRSLGNQPSSEAAGRSEREQDGDPRGLQSSVYESRRVTDPERQDLDNAELGPEDPEAELPPEEVAGEEFPETLDPKEALSELERVLDKDLEEDIPEIGRLSISQKLPSTTMAKARKRRRRRRLMELAEPKINWQVLKDRPSVYWTERFLEDTTLTITVPAVSRRVEELSRPKRFYLEYYNNNRTTPVWPIPRSSLEYRASSRLKELAAPKIRNNFWSMPMSEVSQVSRAAQMAVPSSRILQLSKPKAPATLLEEWDPMPKPKPHVSDYNRLLHLARPKAQSDKCVPDRDPRWEVLDVTKKVVASPRIISLAKPKVRKGLNEGYNRRPRASMSLPPPKASPEKCDQPRPGL, from the exons ATGGGGGACAGCAGGCGAAGGTCACTCGGGAACCAGCCCAGCTCCGAGGCTGCGGGCAGGTCGGAAAGGGAGCAGGACGGCGACCCCCGTGGCCTCCAGAGCTCTGTGTACGAGAGCCGGCGGGTCACAGACCCCGAACGCCAGGACCTGGACAATGCAGAGCTGGGACCAGAAGACCCAGAAGCGGAGCTTCCCCCCGAGGAGGTGGCCGGGGAGGAGTTCCCGGAGACCCTGGATCCCAAAGAGGCACTTTCCGAGTTGGAGAGAGTCCTGGACAAGGACTTAGAAGAGGACATTCCTGAAATCGG CCGGCTGTCCATCAGCCAGAAGCTCCCCAGCACCACCATGGCCAAAGCAAGGAAGAGGAGGCGGCGGAGGAGGCTCATGGAGCTGGCAGAGCCCAAGATAAACTGGCAAGTCCTGAAAGACAG GCCCTCTGTGTACTGGACCGAGCGGTTCCTTGAGGACACCACCCTCACCATCACAGTGCCCG CGGTGTCCCGCCGAGTGGAGGAACTGTCTCGGCCCAAGAGATTCTACCTGGAATATTACAACAACAAcag GACGACTCCTGTCTGGCCCATTCCTCGGTCCTCCCTGGAATACAGAGCGTCGAGTCGCCTGAAGGAACTGGCCGCCCCGAAGATTCGTAATAACTTCTGGAGCATGCCCATGTCTGAG GTGTCCCAGGTATCCAGGGCAGCCCAAATGGCAGTCCCCAGCTCACGGATCCTCCAGTTGTCAAAGCCGAAGGCCCCAGCCACCCTGTTGGAAGAGTGGGACCCCATGCCAAAACCCAAGCCACATGTGTCAGACTATAACCGCCTCCTTCACTTGGCCA GGCCCAAAGCTCAGTCGGACAAGTGCGTTCCTGACCGAGATCCTCGCTGGGAGGTGCTGGATGTCACCAAGAAGGTGGTGGCCAGCCCCCGGATCATCTCCCTGGCCAAGCCCAAAGTGCGGAAGGGCCTCAACGAGGGATACAA CAGGCGTCCCCGCGCCTCTATGAGCTTGCCACCCCCAAAAGCATCACCAGAAAAGTGTGATCAGCCCAGGCCTGGCCTCTAA
- the SPMAP2 gene encoding sperm microtubule associated protein 2 isoform X1, which produces MGDSRRRSLGNQPSSEAAGRSEREQDGDPRGLQSSVYESRRVTDPERQDLDNAELGPEDPEAELPPEEVAGEEFPETLDPKEALSELERVLDKDLEEDIPEIGRLSISQKLPSTTMAKARKRRRRRRLMELAEPKINWQVLKDRKGCCGKGYAWISPCKMTLHFCLCWPSVYWTERFLEDTTLTITVPAVSRRVEELSRPKRFYLEYYNNNRTTPVWPIPRSSLEYRASSRLKELAAPKIRNNFWSMPMSEVSQVSRAAQMAVPSSRILQLSKPKAPATLLEEWDPMPKPKPHVSDYNRLLHLARPKAQSDKCVPDRDPRWEVLDVTKKVVASPRIISLAKPKVRKGLNEGYNPYYISPASLVAQASPRLYELATPKSITRKV; this is translated from the exons ATGGGGGACAGCAGGCGAAGGTCACTCGGGAACCAGCCCAGCTCCGAGGCTGCGGGCAGGTCGGAAAGGGAGCAGGACGGCGACCCCCGTGGCCTCCAGAGCTCTGTGTACGAGAGCCGGCGGGTCACAGACCCCGAACGCCAGGACCTGGACAATGCAGAGCTGGGACCAGAAGACCCAGAAGCGGAGCTTCCCCCCGAGGAGGTGGCCGGGGAGGAGTTCCCGGAGACCCTGGATCCCAAAGAGGCACTTTCCGAGTTGGAGAGAGTCCTGGACAAGGACTTAGAAGAGGACATTCCTGAAATCGG CCGGCTGTCCATCAGCCAGAAGCTCCCCAGCACCACCATGGCCAAAGCAAGGAAGAGGAGGCGGCGGAGGAGGCTCATGGAGCTGGCAGAGCCCAAGATAAACTGGCAAGTCCTGAAAGACAG GAAGGGATGCTGTGGTAAGGGCTATGCCTGGATTTCCCCATGTAAGATGACCTTACACTTCTGTCTCTGCTG GCCCTCTGTGTACTGGACCGAGCGGTTCCTTGAGGACACCACCCTCACCATCACAGTGCCCG CGGTGTCCCGCCGAGTGGAGGAACTGTCTCGGCCCAAGAGATTCTACCTGGAATATTACAACAACAAcag GACGACTCCTGTCTGGCCCATTCCTCGGTCCTCCCTGGAATACAGAGCGTCGAGTCGCCTGAAGGAACTGGCCGCCCCGAAGATTCGTAATAACTTCTGGAGCATGCCCATGTCTGAG GTGTCCCAGGTATCCAGGGCAGCCCAAATGGCAGTCCCCAGCTCACGGATCCTCCAGTTGTCAAAGCCGAAGGCCCCAGCCACCCTGTTGGAAGAGTGGGACCCCATGCCAAAACCCAAGCCACATGTGTCAGACTATAACCGCCTCCTTCACTTGGCCA GGCCCAAAGCTCAGTCGGACAAGTGCGTTCCTGACCGAGATCCTCGCTGGGAGGTGCTGGATGTCACCAAGAAGGTGGTGGCCAGCCCCCGGATCATCTCCCTGGCCAAGCCCAAAGTGCGGAAGGGCCTCAACGAGGGATACAACCCCTATTACATCTCCCCGGCGTCCCTGGTGGCCCAGGCGTCCCCGCGCCTCTATGAGCTTGCCACCCCCAAAAGCATCACCAGAAAAGTGTGA
- the SPMAP2 gene encoding sperm microtubule associated protein 2 isoform X2, with product MGDSRRRSLGNQPSSEAAGRSEREQDGDPRGLQSSVYESRRVTDPERQDLDNAELGPEDPEAELPPEEVAGEEFPETLDPKEALSELERVLDKDLEEDIPEIGRLSISQKLPSTTMAKARKRRRRRRLMELAEPKINWQVLKDRPSVYWTERFLEDTTLTITVPAVSRRVEELSRPKRFYLEYYNNNRTTPVWPIPRSSLEYRASSRLKELAAPKIRNNFWSMPMSEVSQVSRAAQMAVPSSRILQLSKPKAPATLLEEWDPMPKPKPHVSDYNRLLHLARPKAQSDKCVPDRDPRWEVLDVTKKVVASPRIISLAKPKVRKGLNEGYNPYYISPASLVAQASPRLYELATPKSITRKV from the exons ATGGGGGACAGCAGGCGAAGGTCACTCGGGAACCAGCCCAGCTCCGAGGCTGCGGGCAGGTCGGAAAGGGAGCAGGACGGCGACCCCCGTGGCCTCCAGAGCTCTGTGTACGAGAGCCGGCGGGTCACAGACCCCGAACGCCAGGACCTGGACAATGCAGAGCTGGGACCAGAAGACCCAGAAGCGGAGCTTCCCCCCGAGGAGGTGGCCGGGGAGGAGTTCCCGGAGACCCTGGATCCCAAAGAGGCACTTTCCGAGTTGGAGAGAGTCCTGGACAAGGACTTAGAAGAGGACATTCCTGAAATCGG CCGGCTGTCCATCAGCCAGAAGCTCCCCAGCACCACCATGGCCAAAGCAAGGAAGAGGAGGCGGCGGAGGAGGCTCATGGAGCTGGCAGAGCCCAAGATAAACTGGCAAGTCCTGAAAGACAG GCCCTCTGTGTACTGGACCGAGCGGTTCCTTGAGGACACCACCCTCACCATCACAGTGCCCG CGGTGTCCCGCCGAGTGGAGGAACTGTCTCGGCCCAAGAGATTCTACCTGGAATATTACAACAACAAcag GACGACTCCTGTCTGGCCCATTCCTCGGTCCTCCCTGGAATACAGAGCGTCGAGTCGCCTGAAGGAACTGGCCGCCCCGAAGATTCGTAATAACTTCTGGAGCATGCCCATGTCTGAG GTGTCCCAGGTATCCAGGGCAGCCCAAATGGCAGTCCCCAGCTCACGGATCCTCCAGTTGTCAAAGCCGAAGGCCCCAGCCACCCTGTTGGAAGAGTGGGACCCCATGCCAAAACCCAAGCCACATGTGTCAGACTATAACCGCCTCCTTCACTTGGCCA GGCCCAAAGCTCAGTCGGACAAGTGCGTTCCTGACCGAGATCCTCGCTGGGAGGTGCTGGATGTCACCAAGAAGGTGGTGGCCAGCCCCCGGATCATCTCCCTGGCCAAGCCCAAAGTGCGGAAGGGCCTCAACGAGGGATACAACCCCTATTACATCTCCCCGGCGTCCCTGGTGGCCCAGGCGTCCCCGCGCCTCTATGAGCTTGCCACCCCCAAAAGCATCACCAGAAAAGTGTGA